In Nitrososphaerales archaeon, the genomic stretch TGGAAAGCTGTCCGAAACGCCAGTGGCCTTGGTGAGGGGGGTGAAGTACAAGCGGGGGGACGGCGGTGTAAAGTCGATGCTGATGGAGAGAGAGAAGGATCTCTTCCGGTGAGAGACTGAAGGTCGTCGCTCTGGCTGGCGGGACTGGTTCGGCGAAGCTTCTCAGGGGGATTGCTGGCCGCGACTGCGAGCTCACTGTAATAGCAAATGTCGGAGACAACGTCTGGATGCACGGTCTCTATGTCTGCCCCGACGTAGACATCGCGATGTATACCCTTGCGGGCGTGGCGGACAGCAAGAGGGGGTGGGGGGTGGAAGGCGACACCCACTTTGTCCTGGGCCAGTTGAAGAGACTTCGCCAGGAGACTTGGTTCAAGCTTGGGGACAGGGACATCGTTACATCCATTTTGAGGACGAGTCGCATGAGGTCTGGCCTGTCTCTCACAGCAGCCACCCTCGAGCTGTGCAGGCTCTTCGGGGTCGAACAGAGAATCCTCCCTATCACGGACGACCCTCTCATGACGTATGTTTCCACTCCCGGTGGGGAGTTTCACTTCCAAGAGTTCTGGGTGAAGGAAAGGGGTCGGCCGGCTGTGAGAGGTGTGAGATACAAGGGAGCGTCCAAAGCGGCTCCCACTGCGCCTGTGGCGAGGGCCCTAGAGTCTGCCGATAGGATCGTCTTGTGTCCTGCCAACCCGGTGACGAGCATCGGGCCGATCCTTGCTGTGAAGGGGGTTCGACGAGCCCTCGCTCGGAGCAGGGGAAAGAAGGTCGCGCTCTCGCCCATGGTCGGCAGCGGGCCGGTCAGCGGTCCAGCGGGAAAGCTACTCAGGGGCTGCGGGTTAAGGTCAGACTCGCTCGGCATAGCTGGGCTCTACAGGAGCTTCCTTGACTCGATCGTCATCGACAAACACGACGAGCGGCTGCGACGAGGCATAGAGCGACTCGGGTTGGAATGCGTCGTCTCAGACACGGTGATGCACGACAGGCGGGACGAGCGGAGGCTTGCAGAGGAGCTGATGGCCGCGTGAAGAGGCTCGCAGTCGTGGTCCCTTTCAAAGGCAAGGACCACAAGTCGAGGCTCTCCCCGCACCTTGACGAGAGCGAGCGGGCGAAGCTCGCTCACTTGATGTTGGCAGACGTTCTGAAGGCTGTCCGTGGGGCGGGGCTCGGCAAGCGTTGCTTCGTCATCTCGTCAGACGCCGCTGCGCTGAGAGAAGCAGCGAAGAAAGGCGCTTTCGGAATCAGAGAGAAGGCAGACGCGGGGGTGAACAGCGCGGTCCGCACTGCGCTGAGAACGCTCGGGAGGTTCGACTCGTTCATGATCTTGCCATCAGACCTGGCCCTTCTCTCCCCATCCGACCTCTCACGGGTCATGTCGTTGGCTCGGCAGGTCTCGGTCGTCGTCTCCCCTTCGGAGTCATTCAACGGGACCAATCTGATGATCTTCAGCAGGAGCAAAAGGCCGCGGCTGAGCTATGACGACAATAGCTTCTGGGCCCACCTGGCCAGCTCGGCCTCGAAGCGTCTCACGGTAGGCGTCTACACTGGAAGGGGAGTCACCTTCGACCTTGACTCGATTTCCGACGGAAGGCAGTTGCTGAGGCTCGGGAGGGATACCGCGGCCGCGAGGTTTCTGAGGGAGGTGCTGCCGGCCTGAGTCTGCTCGTAGAAAGGTGCAAGGTCTGGCCGGGTGGAATCGGCTCCGTATTCATCCGAGACGGCGTAGTTTCGCGCGTCTCCAGCGACGAGACGCAGGCCGTCTCGACGAAGACGGTGAAAATTGATGCAGGCGGAGCCACCCTGCTCCCAGGGCTGGCGGACAGCCACTGCCACCCGTTCGAGGTGGGATGGCTCAAGAGGAGCGTGGACCTCAGGGGAACCGCAAACATCACTGCAGTGAGGCTCAGACTGGCAACTAAGGTCCGCAGGGCTCAACCCCGCGAATGGGTTGTTGGGATGGGGTGGGACCAGGAGGCGTTCCCAGCCAAGCTCTTCCCGAGTAGGTCGGACATAGACGACATGACTCTGGAGAACCCTGTAATCCTGAGCAGGGTCTGTGGTCACGTTGGACTGGTGAACAGTAGGGCGATAGAGGCGCTGGGGCTCGAAACACAACGGGGCGAAGAATACGAACGTGGGCCTGACGGGAAGCTAACTGGCATAATCAAAGAAGGAGCGCTTGTCGACGCCTATGCGAGGCTGCCAGACAAGACGGTGGCCGCGTGTATGAACGACCTGCTTTCAGCCGAAGTCGAGGCTGTGAGGAGCGGCCTCTGCACACTTCACTGCATTGTGTCACCCGATGGGTACAGGGAGGAACTTGAGGCTCTCGCGGGGTTGAAAGTCGATGACAAGCTGTCGCTCAGGTACAGGGTGTACATGCCTCCTGAAGCCATCCCATACGTCGAGGAGAAGAAGGTCAAGCGGGTGCTGAACGACGACAGGGCCAGGATCAACGGCGTCAAGTTGTACGCTGACGGGTCGCTGGGGGCCAGGACGGCAGCCTTGAGGGAGCCGTACACCGACGACCCTGGGAACACTGGACTGTTGCGGTACGCGGACGAGGAGCTCGCCGCGCTCGTCGAGAAGGCGGACTCGATGGGCTATCAGGTAATAGTGCATGCCATAGGCGACAGGGCAGTCGAACAGGCGATTGGTGCGCTTTCTGTTGTGGCAGGGGCGCGAAACCTGCGCAGGCACAGGATAGAGCACGGCAGCCTTCTACCCAAGGACCTCAGGGCTGAGATGGTGAAGCACTCCATCCGCATCGCCGTCCAGCCGAGCTTCATATCATCCGACAAGTGGGCCCTCGCACGGCTTGGGGAAGAGCGGGTGAACGACCTCTACCCACTGAAGTCAATCATGGCAGAAGGAATCGCCGCGTCGGGAGGTTCGGATGCTCCCATCGAGAACATCAACCCCATGATTGGGGTCTGGGCTGCGATGGTCAGGGCGGGCCACGCTTTCGTCGAGAGGCTCGAAGGAAGAGAGGGATTGGAACTGTACACGTCGGGCTCTGCGGCGAATGGCATGGACGATGGGACTGATGGTACAATAGAAGAGGGAAAGCTGGCCAACCTCACACTTCTCGACTCGGACGTGTCGGAGATGCATCCTGCCATGCTTAGGAAGGTGGGGGTCACTGCAACAATTGTCGCTGGTACTTCCGTCTACTCCAGCTCCGGCGAAGCGCCCTAGACCTTCTGGAACTTCCCCGTCTTGCCGTTGTAGCTCAGGAGGTCAGCGTAGATGGCCCAGTGGATCAACAGATCGTTCACGATTCGCTCGTTCAGCTCCGGCCTGTAGTGCCACTTGACCCCGCGCCGGGCGAGGCTCTCCGCCACTTCTGCTGAGGTTACTGACCTCTTCCTCGAAGCGAGCTCCAGCGCCGTCCAGAAAGGCTCAATCTGCATCAGCTTGTCCTTGAGCATCCTGACCTTGTTCTTGGTCGTCTTCTGGAATTTCAGCCCCAGGTCGGTCAGGAAGATGTCCCCCTTCTCGCTCCGCGTCAATCCCAGCATCTCCGCGCAGTCGAGTATCGGAAGCAGGACCGCGATGTCTGCGCCAAATTCGTCGGCGAGCTGGGGGGCGTCGACCTTGGAGCCCAGCCCTCCCGTTATCTCGACCAGGCTGATGACCTGACCGGCCCTGACGCTTCCTGGCATGACCAGCGGGAGCGAAGGGGCGGAGGGTTCGGTTCGACTCATTGACCTGGCGGAACCCTGCGCTCGATATAAGCCGCTCGAATGTGTCATGATAGAAGCGCGTACACCTTGTCCACCCAATCGAAGAACTCGGTCGATTTCTTGTCCCGCGGTCTTGGAAGGTCAATCGTGAGCTCTCCCACTACGTGCGCTGGCCTCGAAGAGAGGACGACCACCTTGTCCGCAAGTTCGATTATCTCCTCTACGTTGTGACTCACCATGATCACCGTCTGGACCGGAGCCGTCGGGTTAATCAGCAACGAATGGGTTTCCTTTCTCAACCTCTCCGCTGTGAGGTCGTCCAAGGAGCTGAACGGCTCGTCCATCAGCAGAACGTGTGGATCGGTCGCAAGCGCCCTGGCCACGCCTACGCGCTGCTTCATCCCTCCAGAAAGCTCGCCGGGATAGACGTTCTCGAAGCCCATTAATCCGGCCTCTTCCAGCGCCGTCTCAGCCTTCTGCTTCTTCTGCTCGTTTGTCAGGTCATGACGGGAACTGAGGCCGAAGAGGACGTTTTCCAGTGCTGTCCGCCAGGGGAGAAGAACGAAGTTCTGGAAGACAAGGGAGATGTCACTCCGCGGGGCTGTTACGACAGAGTCCATGACCTTGACGGTTCCCGAAGTCGCCTTGTTGAGCCCGCCGATGATTCTGATAAGAGTCGACTTTCCGCATCCAGACGGCCCGGTTATTGCGACCAGCTCGTCCTTGCCTGCCGTCAAAGAGACGTCGACCAAGACCGGCAGTGGCTCCCCTTCCTTATGGTAATCAAGGCTGACATGCTCGACAGAGACGATGGTCGTCCCCGCAGCAATCTGGGTGA encodes the following:
- the cofD gene encoding 2-phospho-L-lactate transferase; amino-acid sequence: MAGRDCELTVIANVGDNVWMHGLYVCPDVDIAMYTLAGVADSKRGWGVEGDTHFVLGQLKRLRQETWFKLGDRDIVTSILRTSRMRSGLSLTAATLELCRLFGVEQRILPITDDPLMTYVSTPGGEFHFQEFWVKERGRPAVRGVRYKGASKAAPTAPVARALESADRIVLCPANPVTSIGPILAVKGVRRALARSRGKKVALSPMVGSGPVSGPAGKLLRGCGLRSDSLGIAGLYRSFLDSIVIDKHDERLRRGIERLGLECVVSDTVMHDRRDERRLAEELMAA
- the cofC gene encoding 2-phospho-L-lactate guanylyltransferase, with protein sequence MKRLAVVVPFKGKDHKSRLSPHLDESERAKLAHLMLADVLKAVRGAGLGKRCFVISSDAAALREAAKKGAFGIREKADAGVNSAVRTALRTLGRFDSFMILPSDLALLSPSDLSRVMSLARQVSVVVSPSESFNGTNLMIFSRSKRPRLSYDDNSFWAHLASSASKRLTVGVYTGRGVTFDLDSISDGRQLLRLGRDTAAARFLREVLPA
- a CDS encoding amidohydrolase — its product is MKIDAGGATLLPGLADSHCHPFEVGWLKRSVDLRGTANITAVRLRLATKVRRAQPREWVVGMGWDQEAFPAKLFPSRSDIDDMTLENPVILSRVCGHVGLVNSRAIEALGLETQRGEEYERGPDGKLTGIIKEGALVDAYARLPDKTVAACMNDLLSAEVEAVRSGLCTLHCIVSPDGYREELEALAGLKVDDKLSLRYRVYMPPEAIPYVEEKKVKRVLNDDRARINGVKLYADGSLGARTAALREPYTDDPGNTGLLRYADEELAALVEKADSMGYQVIVHAIGDRAVEQAIGALSVVAGARNLRRHRIEHGSLLPKDLRAEMVKHSIRIAVQPSFISSDKWALARLGEERVNDLYPLKSIMAEGIAASGGSDAPIENINPMIGVWAAMVRAGHAFVERLEGREGLELYTSGSAANGMDDGTDGTIEEGKLANLTLLDSDVSEMHPAMLRKVGVTATIVAGTSVYSSSGEAP
- a CDS encoding AAA-associated domain-containing protein, with translation MSRTEPSAPSLPLVMPGSVRAGQVISLVEITGGLGSKVDAPQLADEFGADIAVLLPILDCAEMLGLTRSEKGDIFLTDLGLKFQKTTKNKVRMLKDKLMQIEPFWTALELASRKRSVTSAEVAESLARRGVKWHYRPELNERIVNDLLIHWAIYADLLSYNGKTGKFQKV
- a CDS encoding ABC transporter ATP-binding protein, whose protein sequence is MSAEVTQIAAGTTIVSVEHVSLDYHKEGEPLPVLVDVSLTAGKDELVAITGPSGCGKSTLIRIIGGLNKATSGTVKVMDSVVTAPRSDISLVFQNFVLLPWRTALENVLFGLSSRHDLTNEQKKQKAETALEEAGLMGFENVYPGELSGGMKQRVGVARALATDPHVLLMDEPFSSLDDLTAERLRKETHSLLINPTAPVQTVIMVSHNVEEIIELADKVVVLSSRPAHVVGELTIDLPRPRDKKSTEFFDWVDKVYALLS